From the genome of Deltaproteobacteria bacterium:
TACGAACCTGAGTCCGAGTCTAAAGTACTTTGCTCAGAGGACTCAGATACCTCATTTCTTTCAGGTTCATCTTGGAAGCGCTGATTACGAAAAAGATGGAATCCGTGTGCTTCCATTTAGCAAGTTTTGCCAGCTTTGGGAGTTGCCTTAAAAGGCACGAGTTCTCTTTAGTCAGACCCTGCGATGTATTATGTCGATGTATGCCGCACTTATGTGTATTCGCGAGGAATAGGTGGGAGCCAGTTCCATCGAATCGATAAGTCAAACCAAACAAGATTCCATTCTCTTAAACTTGGAGCGTGCATGCCAAGCCTCTATCGATCTGGCTATGCGCATTGTGCGGATCAAGAGACTGGGCATTCCCACAGAATCGGGAGAGGCTTTCTACTTAGTTAAACAGGCAGGTCTTTTGACTGATAGCATCCACAAGGAAATGGTAGCTATGGTTGGGTTTCATAATTCAGCCGTACATGACTACTAAGGATTGAATCTCAAGATCATTGACGGCATTGTCCGCGATCACCTGGAGCATTTCTTTGAATTTGCTTCGGTTGGGATCAAACTGCAGTGACTAGGGCTTATCATTGGTGGAGCATATATATTTCACTGTGGAATAGGCGCATGATGCGTCGTTGTAAGTGATATTTGATGACGAGAAGGTGAACTGACCAAGCCAACAGTTAGCAGTGTAGTCACCACTCGGCTCACTATACACGCTATCACGCAGCCACCAGCGTCCACCATCCGCAACACGCCAGTCGCTACAACCTGGGCTATAATGCACGGGGTTCCTCATATTGCAACCGCTGTAGTTACCGCCATCGGATGCCTTGTACACACCGGGTACTGTAGCGAAATAACTCGAATCGTAGCGCGCAAGTATTGAGTCCCAGTGAGATTTGCTGCGTGGCATCACGATGTCCATGCCCAGAGCTTTGCAGGAGTTGTTATCCGTGACACGATAGGTTTGGAGGCCGTTAGCGATCGGGTAATAAGTCCAGCCACCGTTCTCAGTGGTCATGTCACAGGTAACGTTAAAAGGAGCAATGGCTCCGCCACTCCCATCCGGATCGATAGTATAGGTGCCGTCACCGATGTCCCCCGTGTACTGATAACTAGAGTTAGCCGGCGGATTTTTGTACACGTAACAGCTTTTTGCAAATGTGCCATCGGCCCAGTTTCGCGACGATCCGTTAAGCACTATCCCAGTGAAGGATGTCCATACGCAAGTCGAGTAGCCATCGCTCGATTTAACCCATCCAGTGCCGCTGCGGCAAATACATGTTGAATAGTTGGCGGTAAGGGCAATGGCCGTATCCTTAGAGGCATCGCAAGCGTAGGGTGCTGCAGATTTTTTTGCTAATTTCATCATGCCGTTTATGTCCATTTCCACGGCTGGAGCCGCAGTACCAACTCCGACATATCCATTAGCCAACACTAGTTGCGTGGTGCCTGCAACTAGTCCGTTCGCTGCGATGTTAAGTGTGCCAGTCATGGTGTCACCTGATCGACTGACCTTAGTCGATGCATCAGAGGTAGTGGCACTCAAGGTAATGCTACCGGATTGGTTTAGGACGCTTATACCAGCGCCCGCTGTGATCGTAGCGAGCGTGTATCCCGTGCCGTTACCGATAAGAATTTGTCCATTGGCTGGAGCTACTGAGGTTCCGGTACCACCGTAGGCAACA
Proteins encoded in this window:
- a CDS encoding DUF86 domain-containing protein; the encoded protein is MGASSIESISQTKQDSILLNLERACQASIDLAMRIVRIKRLGIPTESGEAFYLVKQAGLLTDSIHKEMVAMVGFHNSAVHDY